From the genome of Rhododendron vialii isolate Sample 1 chromosome 10a, ASM3025357v1:
TCTACCTTATGAGGTTATTGTTATTTGAGAGCTTTAAATTTCTCCACATACTTGTAATTCCTAAGCAAGTATTTGAGTCAACCACTTGTAAGCTTGGAAGACCaaatttgggtttgaatttgggtgttattatttttgagaggttttcggagaaaactcttgcggttgcACTACCTTctcgggaaagctaggggaTAAGGTCGTTGTAAGCATCCGTAAGCCTTACTGCTTGTAATCTTTTTGAAGATTAAAGGAACCTTCAAGTAGTTGCTTGAGGAAAAATGGACTAGGCTGGACCGTGGACAAATTTGGGCTGAACCACTATaatcgggttctatctctctaactctctctcttttatttggTCATATTATTTTGATTAAAAGATTATTAGAGATAATCTTTATTAGCATTTTTATTTAGCAACTCTATTCACCCCCCTTCTAGGTTGCCATTTTGGGTAACAATTTCTATTAAGGGTGTAGGCCTAAGGATTATTGATTcaacttttcatcaataatgTTCTCTGAATTTATCTCTTTCTCATGGATTCGAGTGTTAATACGTTTGGATTAGTACACAACTATAATCTCTTGTGAAAATTATGCTGCGTCAAGTTGTATCAACTGATGTATATAGGACAACATCATCTTGGCTACCAAACAGGTCCCTTGCAGCACAAATGGCGAACCCCTTGGCATTcccaaaacgatgtcgttttgggGCACAACGTACACCATGCATAGCACATTTAATACAACACCATCTCCGAGTCCATTAAATTGGGTTTGATGCTTGTAGAGGGGTTCCAAATTCCAATATAGTAAAATTTTGCTACCACGATAAGTATTTGTAGAATCATATGGTGGTAATAGAAAAacagaataataattaaaattcaaaattcaaaactcttAAACAAACGCGCAGCAGAAGAAACAAGgccaaaacttgaaaaataatggAGATATAAGAAGAAAGGTACAGGAGAGAGAAGGCTAAGGCTGAGGTTGAGTTGATaagaaatcaacacagagaGCCCACGCCAAAGCAGGCAGAAGAAACAAGGCCAAAACTTGAAGCAGTACATGCAACGTCAACAAGTTTGGCCAAATGGATGTGAGAAAATAGTAAGTGCTACTCTATCAGGTCACATGTTTTATTTTCACAGAagtcaaacatttcaaatcttgggGTCACTGGGGGTTATGTCCGGTTGTTATCTTTAGGGCCTTGGAATTAGTCGAGTTGTGGGCAAACTGACCAAAATatccgattaaaaaaaaacttgaagcaGTACAAGACCAAGGTGGAAGAAATCCATTGAAGGAATAAGATGTACTGTAGACTGTAGTGACTAATATCcacgagaaattattcgttgcccctAGGGCAATGCCAGGTGGTGCctcccacctttttttttttttttgatccgcaggtGCCTCCCACTTTAAATATCCTCTGACACGCGTTTTCTTCTCCCTTGTCCCACTAGACACAgcattttctctaaaattaagtgtttcaaatttcaatccgtttgaatgagtgagaagattttatttttttatcatttaattctaaagggtcataattaaattttgactatagggctctcgttgattaaccctaaaaaagtcgtagaatcaaatatctcttaggactaaccaacgagagccttagagtcaaaatttaattatgaccctttagaattaaatgatcagataaataaaatcttctcacctattcaaacgaattgaaatttggaacacttaatttttcaaccttcagtttatatattaaaaaatatggttaaaaaattaagtgcttcaaatttcaatccgtttgaatgggtgagaagattttatttatctgatcatttaattataaagggtcataattaaattttgactctagggctctcgttggttagttctaagagatatttgattctacgactttcttagggttaatcaacgagagccctattgtcaaaatttaattatgaccctttataattaaataataaaaaaacaaaatcttttcacccattcaaacggattgaaatttgaaacacttaattttagagaaaaggctGTGTCTAGTGGGACAGGGGAGCAGAAAACGCGTGTCAATAAATATTTAAGGTGGAAGGCacctgcggatcaaaaaaaaaaaggtgggagGCACCACCTGGCATTGCCATTGgggcaatgaataatttctcAATGAAAAATTATACAATGTCCCAAGGGCATAGCCATGTGGTGCCTCCAGGGCTTtctgcaccacacatttcagtggcccacactgaaatgtgtggtgcagaaagccccaaggcaccacgtggctatgccccgggggcatggaataatctctcctcCAACGAAAAATTAAGCCACTGATCAGTACTGGTTTTTAGCAGAATTTACGAGATAGTCCACGGCACCCTGCTAACAGTCCTCTGTATCAGAGTAAGTTGAAAAAGCCCTTTCTATCTTATCTTATATTATAGTAGAGCCTGAACGTTCTGATACGAGCTCCCGGTGATTTATTCATTTAACCGTAAATTAAAGTCACTTTTGATTCTACAATACTTTGGGCATGTTTGATAACCCTCTTGGAGGGTGGGATTGGATTAGGAAAGTGGGAGGgtatttttatttgttgtttggtttggggATATTGCTAATACCATCCCATCCCAATCCTGATCAtctctcccatctctctctctccaatcccATCCTATCTTAGTCTAAACAAATTAACATGTTATTAATAATTCCATGATTTAATcatgtgcaaaacaaacataaaaaaatgattcatgtcCTCTTTAATAACCTCATCTCATTACGAATCACAATCATAATTCcacctcattaccaatccctccAAAACGAAACCcgctatcaaacacgccctttgTTCATTAAGTTTAGGCCAAGAGTCTAGCAAATAATTGATGCAGATGCCATGGAAGAGGAGTATCACTTTAGGTGTTCTAAGCCTAGAGTGGTAAAGTCGTAAATATGCGATGATGGAATTATGAGTCGGACCTACCCAGGTTTGATCTGAAACTGCTCAATGGTCAATACACATTGCCATCCGAAACTGCTCAATGGTCAATACGCATCGCCTCCTGGCCATGTGCCGTGTATTTTTTTAGCCGTTTGAGGCCGTTTAGGCCTCTGAAAGGGCGATTTTGccattttagaaaataatcatTTTGCTTATAACTTTTCGTAGAAATTTCCGTTTtagttcgtttttttttccggagaagtcttttttttttctctctattttttcagaatttgtaATAATTTTGCTTTTTTCCGAAATtggtaatttttcattttctagggttagggttgcTACCTATATAATCAGTTGTAAGTCTTACAGCTTGGGGTTATTGATTGTTGAATAATAAAAGAGCCtagagagagtttctctaaaCCATCatgtttgtgattgtccttaCTGCATCATTCTTCAATTACTTATACACTTCCTTGCATCAATAATGCTAGTCTGCTACAGAATGTGTTTGAGGCAAAACATGCACATAAAAGATATCATATAGAGTACGTCGAGGTAAACAAAAGATATCATATAGAGTACACAAAAGATATCATATAGTGTTTTTAGATCAAAAGGACAATAAACTTAAGTAGGCCATAAGGCCATAAATACAAAGGCATAAAGTGCCAATCTCACATAGCTAATACGAATGCAAATTTGATGATTGAACATATGGTATCTTTCGTCCTTGCAATAATCAAATTAGTTTGGATTCCTCCAACATTTGGTTATTGCGTAGTAAAAGATAGAATTCTAATATGACTAATTCTAATATGAAAATACAAATAGGAAAACACATTATTGGGTCAAAGAAATAAGGAAGCTCGATCAAGCATTTGACAAGTACTTAATTTTAACCTCATGTCCATCTTTTGGTAATATTCACCATCAACCCATGCTCCATATTGAGAACTATCGAAACACTCGGGAAGACAGGGTGTCCTTCCACCACACGAACTTGGTAGTTGTGGATTATAGCTGCAGCAACCATTTTTATTTGAGTGAACGCCATGTCCTTCCCGAGACAAGTCCTCGGCCCTGCGTTGAACGCAAAGAACTTGAACGAGGGCTCGTGTCTGATCATTCCTTGCTTAGTAATCCATCTCTCTGGCTTAAACTCCAAGCAATCCTCTCCCCATATGGACTTCATCCTTCCCATTGCGTAGATAGAAAACAGTAGCTTCAATTTTGGATGAACATGATGGCCGCTAGGAAGGATGTCTGATTGATGAGGTTCCTTTTCCTCGAATGGAATGGGTGGATAGAGCCTTAGTGATTCACAGATTGCACTATGCAGATAAACTAGCTTGCTCACTTGTTCCATACTGAAAATTCTCATGTTGTTACCTTCTTTTGGTATACTTGCTTCGAGTTCTTCTCTAATCCTTGCTTCAACAACTGGGTGTGTCGAAACAACCCAAAGAAACCATGTTAAAGCTGAGCTAACACTGTCCTGCCCCGCTGCCATTAAAGTTAACATTGTGTCCCTCAAGAACTTATCATCACATTTTACTCCCATGATTCCATCATTCTTCAAGTAGGATGTCAATAGATCCACCCCTTCTCCATCTTCTTTGGAATTGATTCCAAATCTtaattcttctctcttctcattTATATATCTAGCTAGGATATGATCTACAGTCGCCCAAGCTTCCCTATATTTCTTCTCTTGTCCAATCACAAGCCACCTTTGTAACTTCCAAAAACATTCAGGCAATGCATGGCGAGGAACAATCGTTTCCTCAAGATCATGCATGGCTTTTGCAAAAGGAACGTCAGGGAGTTCGATGGAGAGACAATTGGGGTCGTACCCATTAACCAATATGCATGTGGTATCAAATGTAAGCCTTTGAAACAAATCTTGCAAATCCACCACTAGACCCAGTTGGCAGGTTTGCTCCAGATAAGGGATCAATCCTTTCTTCACCTTGTCCAGGGTGCTCTTTACCGAGAACTGTTGAAAACCTCGATGACCCATATGTAGTTGAGCCAGTTTTCTCTGAGTCTGCCACAATTCTCCGTCGGTATTGAAAATCCCGTCTCCCAGGGCGTCAAAAATCTTCCTGAACTGCGGCCCTTTAGGAAAATTTAGGAAGTTGGTACTCGTTACGTAGTGTACGTTGGCTGGATCGGCTGTAACCAACATTTCCATGTTAGTCAAAAAAGGGCCCTTAAATAGAAAAGTACCTCGGTCTCGTTCTAGTTGATCGGTAACGAAATCGTGAATCCGGTGGATGTTGAACAGAAGGTTAGGAAGCATTCCAACCACCGGCCACTCCTGGAGCAGGCGCCTATCAAAGGTGCAGATGAAATAGAGGAAAACAAAGCATAGCAGTGCTACGAGGATCTCATAGTAAGCCAgtgaggccatttgaaatactTCTCAAAATATGAACAGCATGCAAGCTGAATGAACAACAATTAACCTTCCTTTCTCTCTTAGTTTTGATAGGAAatcattgggtttttttttgccttttttggGCTCCGCAAAAGAGTTTGGTCGGCCATTGGCCAAAACTTGAACATATATAGTATATACATGTGGTGATAAGTCATGTTCAATGCCAAAAACTTAAAGGGATATCTTCCTTACAAATGTTTATCTGAAAATGGATATACAGAGGTGAATCTCAtccatccaaaagtgttctaGACGTTCAgaatttttaagaaatttattaaaattcggaccgtccatccaaaacacttttggataatACGATTAGTTGCTGCACTAAAggcgtgaataagtttctctcaaagTTAAAACAAATGTTGAGGGTTGTTTTCCTGACGGGTTGGACCACACTCGTAAGCAAAACATGTGAACGGGTTGTTTTCCTGACGGGCTGGACCACACTCGTAAGCAAAACATGTGAACGAGCCATCTCAAACTGATGCTTCAGAGTATTCAGTACCCGTGAATTCTTCTGACAAACTCAATGGGCCAATgaaaaaagagattaaattatttacaatactatgtataaatatttgtttcttctaaatcaattatattgtgtTACGTCGCCATATTtgttattaattgggaccactgttttaacgatgtgggacaatgtaatttatttgaaagaaacaaatatttacaccgccTGTGTATTTAATTTattctttgaaaaaaatgacAAACTCAATGTAATCGTatagagaatttttatttatgtatatttatattttttgccgattaaaaaaaaactgggcCAATGAAAGAGAAGGAGGAGGATACAATTCTTAATTCATTaatttaattgaaaaataaagtagAAATGCTAACCACACAAATGGTATGTGCATAGATCATACACATACGGCTCCGTGGGGCCCACGATGGGGTTCCcacaaatgattcaaggcatccattatatttaaaataattttctaagtcatcacgtaaaaaatcagttcaatccaatacATCTAAATACTTAATCCAATCTTTCAAATTTTCACTTAGACTTtaggattttgaaatttgaaaaaacatttagacgattggatcaagcacttagaAATAtccgattgagttgatttttagcGTGACGGCTTAGAAAATCATTTTAAAGCTAATGGACGGCTTGAATTGTTTGAGGGGACCCTATCGTGGACCCCACAGAGCCGtatgtgcacaatttgtgcacataCTATCTGtggttatcattttttaaaataaagggTCTTGTAATAATATtgaaaagaataactctattcaTTTGTTTAAATAAAGGACCGTTATAAACACGAATTGCTTTGAGACAAGTCAAATCGGGAACAGAGAAGTCTTGTATCGTTGTTGCAGGTTGTGGGATTTCAAAGCAAAAATGTGGCAGCATGTTCTAGCTTGGCAGTGGAGTGTTGGGTTTTTCGGGATGGTTTGCAACTTGCCTTGGACTGCAATTTGCAGGGCACATACGTGGAAACGGATTCTATGCCGTTGGTGCACCTCTTTAACAAGATATAGTTGGGTAATCATGAGTTAAGTAATATTTTATCTAATTGCATGGTGTTGTTGATAAGCTTGAAGTCAAGGTATATCATGTGTATTGAGAAGCCAATCGAAGTGCAGATGCAACTGTTAATTAAAGCTAATGTTAGTAGTAGGGATAATAGTCTAGTTGTTATTCAGGGTGGATTAATTTGcattgaaaagttaagtaacttatttttttatttttatttgaattttatttgtttttatttgttttgcttcAAACTTTTTGCGTGTCGCCTGCGTGACGGCGAAATAATTTTGTTCCTCCTGGGAATCGAACCGCCGACCTCGCGTGAGCGTGAGGGCGCGCACGCAAACCAATTGAGCTAGCCCATAACTTGTGTAAATTCttacaccttttaatatttatactatactaaccggattttttttaatcctttttttctaaaaaatcgttttatactatacaaacacctactaatatcattttttttcgaTCGGAACCGTCAATTTTGTACATAATAAGGAGTACAACATTCGTACGAAGAATAAAATTAATATTACATAGAATTTAACGCTAGGTTCAATAATTACCTTTTAAAATTGGTATAAATGCACAAGACTGTATGCATGTAATCATATATGACACtatatttaattataattgtttAGATTAATGCAACAGAGTAGGATAATAATTTtgataggagtattattttgtaATATTCATTTACAAAAAATGATATCTAGTATGAGAAAAATAGTTCCATTATTCACTCATCTTCAAACAAATTGACATGCAccatgtacccaaaaaaaaaaaaaagctctattcttcctaaattttttttaaatattaatttttccttttctaattttttttaagattcacattaaattttttgattgCTCAGTCATTTTGATGAGATGAGTCTAAAACaattaaaagcataaaaaatcaCTATAGacgaaaaaataacaaacaactaacatttgttgtctttagtgtcatcttatatgatatttttttcaacttcggtccacaattttatacttttcttattcttgttaagatgaatgattaatcttAAAATGAATGATTAGTTTCAAAAATTACCAcgaaatgctaaaaaaaaatacattaattaataaatagTACCAGAAAaaataccacaacaaaaatttaggaagaatAGCCCTAACAAAAGCAATGGTCTCGATCATCATGATTGTGTCGCGGTCGAGTGGCTAACGTTCAAATACAACACAAGACTTAGTTTGTTATGAATTACATTGAACGTATAGATTTTAATGTAATtacaaactcaatttttacaaTCGTCAATCTGAACTGTTGGAATTTCACGTCTCACTAATTCCATCAATATCACCAAAATTGCAGATCGTCAGATTTCAGCGACCACGTGATCAGACCACATTTGATGCATCCCGAGGCATTAAAGTATTAGAATATTGCAAGACCTGACCCCCACCTAAGTCTTTTTTTCCCGATCGGAATCGTTTATCTTTTACATATTAAGGAGTACATCATTAGTACCAATTAAATTTGTACGAGAACGATTTAATgaacatgaaaaataaaatcaacgGTCTCGATCGTAAGTTCGGGTTTGAAAAACCGATCgcatgaaagaaaattgattttggtgGTGTAAAATtctactaacggttaatgaaaaccgtcgctatagttTTGTTTCTAGTAATTTTTGTAGtgtatgaagtacaaagtacaaaatgAGGATAGTACATTAATTGTGAGAGTTTACGAGACAACCAAATctaacaactcaaccaatacacaAAACAAGCCCATGGTAGggtagaaaaaaagaaagaaaggaaaagttcTCTAAGGGAGAAACACCCACACTCAGATGGGATATTCGAACTCTTGACCTCTTAGTAAGATGCAAGAGTTCTGATCAATTAAATTAGCCCCAGTTGATTTCCTTTAGTTTTAATCCACTATAATTTCCCTCACTAATGTACACAATGTTGACACAAATTATAAAAATCAaggcctatatatatatatatacctgaaGATCAGTTGGATCCCTAGTTGAAATCAAATGGTTATAGATATATCATTTGTCTTTAGACACTTACAATTGAAACTTGCTAAAAAGTGAATTTCGAGCCTTGGATACTTGTTAAATGCCGATGTTcgagtagttttttttaattcagaaATAACAATATCAGAACCAATTAGAGACAGACCTAATTCAgaaatatctatattataaaacaaggaattaaatatata
Proteins encoded in this window:
- the LOC131303279 gene encoding alkane hydroxylase MAH1-like codes for the protein MASLAYYEILVALLCFVFLYFICTFDRRLLQEWPVVGMLPNLLFNIHRIHDFVTDQLERDRGTFLFKGPFLTNMEMLVTADPANVHYVTSTNFLNFPKGPQFRKIFDALGDGIFNTDGELWQTQRKLAQLHMGHRGFQQFSVKSTLDKVKKGLIPYLEQTCQLGLVVDLQDLFQRLTFDTTCILVNGYDPNCLSIELPDVPFAKAMHDLEETIVPRHALPECFWKLQRWLVIGQEKKYREAWATVDHILARYINEKREELRFGINSKEDGEGVDLLTSYLKNDGIMGVKCDDKFLRDTMLTLMAAGQDSVSSALTWFLWVVSTHPVVEARIREELEASIPKEGNNMRIFSMEQVSKLVYLHSAICESLRLYPPIPFEEKEPHQSDILPSGHHVHPKLKLLFSIYAMGRMKSIWGEDCLEFKPERWITKQGMIRHEPSFKFFAFNAGPRTCLGKDMAFTQIKMVAAAIIHNYQVRVVEGHPVFPSVSIVLNMEHGLMVNITKRWT